From Medicago truncatula cultivar Jemalong A17 chromosome 7, MtrunA17r5.0-ANR, whole genome shotgun sequence, a single genomic window includes:
- the LOC25498482 gene encoding RHOMBOID-like protein 1 gives MLRLTSMGALDVHQVVYRHQGWRLMTCMWLHGGVFHLLANMLGILVVGIRLEQDFGFVLIGVLYVISGFGGSLLSSLFIQQRISVGASSALFGLLGAMLSELITNWSIYEKRLGTLITLVSIIVINLAVGIFPHVDNFAHIGGFISGFLLGFVFLIRPQFGWIKQKYATPAYPSLVKSKFKIYQCISWLLALILLIVGFTLGLVALLRGVDANDHCSWCHYLSCIPTSKWSCNSKNINNSFCLTQQIGNQMNVTCSSNGKSIIYYMLHPTDSKILELCVQICH, from the exons ATGTTAAGGTTAACGAGTATGGGGGCCTTGGATGTGCACCAAGTGGTTTACAGACACCAAGGTTGGCGCCTTATGACTTGTATGTGGTTACATGGTGGAGTATTCCATCTATTGGCAAATATGTTAGGCATTCTTGTTGTTGGAATTCGCCTTGAGCAAGATTTCGGGTTTG TGCTTATTGGAGTACTATATGTGATTTCTGGATTTGGTGGTAGCTTGCTTTCTTCTCTTTTCATTCAGCAAAGAATCTCAGTTGGTGCTTCAAGTGCTCTTTTTGGTTTACTAGGAGCCATGCTTTCAGAACTCATTACTAATTGGTCCATATATGAGAAAAGG CTAGGAACACTCATTACTCTTGTTTCTATTATTGTCATCAATCTAGCAGTAGGAATTTTCCCACATGTGGACAATTTCGCTCATATCGGAGGGTTTATTTCAGGATTTCTTCTTGGATTTGTGTTCTTGATCCGTCCTCAGTTTGGATGGATTAAGCAAAAATATGCAACTCCAGCATATCCATCATTAGTTAAATCGAAATTTAAGATTTATCAGTGCATCTCTTGGCTCTTAGCCCTAATCCTGCTAATTGTTGG GTTTACTCTTGGCCTAGTTGCACTTCTAAGAGGTGTCGATGCAAATGATCACTGCTCCTGGTGCCATTATTTGTCGTGTATCCCAACTTCAAAATGGAGCTGCAATTCAAAGAATATTAATAACTCTTTTTGCTTG ACTCAGCAGATCGGCAACCAGATGAACGTGACATGCTCGAGCAATGGAAAATCCATAATATATTATATGCTACATCCGACCGATTCCAAGATCCTTGAATTGTGTGTTCAGATTTGCCATTAA